Proteins found in one Serratia plymuthica genomic segment:
- a CDS encoding inner membrane protein YbjM, whose product MANYRYWVGILSCSLLFSLVFLGQQSGVFGSADHEHHGETGLLLFVIPGMIASYFSSKKRILCPLLGALYALPLCLTIRHFWLTPFYSFWQELAYATSAVFWCVFGAMLALFARSLLQAFQQCHRRERQ is encoded by the coding sequence ATGGCGAATTATCGGTATTGGGTGGGCATTTTAAGCTGTTCTCTGTTGTTCAGCCTGGTGTTTCTCGGCCAGCAGAGCGGGGTATTCGGCAGCGCGGATCACGAGCATCACGGTGAAACCGGCCTGCTGCTGTTTGTGATACCCGGCATGATCGCCAGCTATTTTTCGAGCAAAAAGCGGATCCTCTGCCCGCTGCTGGGCGCGCTGTATGCGCTGCCGCTGTGTCTGACGATCCGTCATTTTTGGCTGACGCCGTTTTATTCGTTCTGGCAGGAACTGGCTTATGCCACCAGCGCGGTGTTTTGGTGCGTATTCGGTGCCATGCTGGCGCTGTTTGCACGCAGCCTGCTGCAGGCGTTTCAGCAATGCCACCGTCGCGAACGGCAATAA
- a CDS encoding YbjO family protein: MSEMLNSRQGMRSTSDAPVPVMVAGTAMVAIKCISVLLLLGELGVDGAQEFVSTSAQAWDSTFIFLAGLLLLCLQISCGFAVMRGHNWGRWSYVICQCLVVGYLLLATIGNFLPEVFTVEGETSSQILHVLILQKIPDAVILALLFVPVTSRRYFAARH; this comes from the coding sequence ATGTCAGAGATGCTGAACAGCAGGCAGGGAATGAGATCGACTTCAGATGCGCCAGTACCGGTGATGGTGGCCGGAACGGCAATGGTGGCCATCAAATGCATCAGCGTGCTGTTGCTGTTGGGGGAGCTGGGTGTCGACGGCGCTCAGGAATTTGTCAGTACCAGCGCTCAGGCCTGGGATTCTACGTTTATTTTTCTGGCCGGCCTGCTATTGCTGTGCCTGCAAATCAGCTGCGGTTTTGCGGTGATGCGCGGTCATAACTGGGGGCGCTGGAGCTACGTGATTTGCCAGTGTCTGGTGGTCGGTTATTTGCTGCTGGCGACCATCGGCAACTTTCTGCCGGAGGTTTTTACCGTTGAAGGGGAAACCAGCAGCCAGATCCTGCATGTCTTGATCCTGCAAAAAATTCCCGACGCGGTTATCCTGGCGTTGCTGTTTGTTCCCGTCACCAGCCGCCGGTATTTCGCCGCGCGTCACTGA
- the potH gene encoding putrescine ABC transporter permease PotH — MTMLSERTPPEPPANGPGALKAFFQRLQMTHGRKLVIAVPLLWLTLLFLLPFLIVFKISLSELALAVPPYTDLMSWAEGKLDIALNFANYLQLTDDPLYLDAYLQSLQVAAVSTICCLIIGYPLAWAVAHSKSSTRNILLLLVILPSWTSFLIRVYAWMGILKNNGILNNFLLWLGVIDHPLVILHTNLAVYIGVVYSYLPFMVLPIYTALTRLDYSLVEASLDLGAKPLKTFFSVIVPLTRGGIIAGSMLVFIPAVGEFVIPELLGGPDSIMIGRVLWQEFFNNRDWPVASAVASVMLLLLIVPILWFHKHQNKEMGGQG; from the coding sequence ATGACAATGCTTTCTGAACGCACGCCGCCGGAACCGCCGGCTAACGGCCCCGGCGCGCTCAAAGCGTTTTTCCAGCGCCTGCAAATGACCCACGGCCGCAAACTGGTTATCGCGGTGCCGCTGCTGTGGCTTACGCTGCTGTTTCTGCTGCCGTTTTTGATTGTGTTCAAGATCAGCCTGTCGGAGCTGGCGTTGGCCGTTCCGCCTTACACCGATCTGATGAGCTGGGCGGAAGGCAAGCTGGATATCGCGCTCAACTTTGCCAACTACCTGCAATTGACCGACGATCCGCTGTATCTGGATGCCTATCTGCAATCGTTGCAGGTGGCGGCGGTATCGACGATTTGCTGCCTGATCATCGGTTACCCGTTGGCCTGGGCGGTGGCGCACAGCAAGTCTTCAACCCGCAACATTTTGCTGCTGCTGGTGATCCTGCCGTCGTGGACCTCGTTCCTGATCCGCGTTTACGCCTGGATGGGGATCCTGAAAAACAACGGTATCCTCAACAACTTCCTGCTGTGGTTGGGGGTTATCGATCATCCGTTGGTGATCCTGCATACCAATCTGGCGGTGTATATCGGCGTGGTGTATTCCTACCTGCCGTTTATGGTATTGCCCATTTATACCGCACTGACGCGGCTGGATTACTCGCTGGTCGAGGCTTCGCTGGATCTGGGCGCCAAACCGTTGAAAACCTTCTTCAGCGTGATTGTGCCGTTGACGCGCGGCGGCATTATCGCCGGCTCGATGCTGGTGTTTATCCCGGCGGTGGGCGAGTTTGTGATCCCGGAACTGCTGGGCGGGCCGGACAGCATCATGATCGGCCGCGTGCTGTGGCAAGAGTTCTTCAATAACCGCGACTGGCCGGTGGCCTCGGCGGTTGCCTCCGTCATGCTGCTGCTGTTGATCGTACCGATTCTCTGGTTCCACAAGCACCAGAACAAGGAAATGGGGGGGCAGGGATGA
- a CDS encoding GrxA family glutaredoxin, giving the protein MFAVIFGRPGCPYCVRAKELAEKLTEDRDDFNFRYIDIHAEGITKADLEKTVGKPVETVPQIFLDEKHVGGFTDFEAYAKENLNLFQ; this is encoded by the coding sequence ATGTTTGCAGTGATCTTCGGGCGCCCAGGCTGTCCTTATTGTGTCCGTGCGAAAGAGTTGGCGGAAAAACTGACTGAAGACCGTGACGACTTCAACTTCCGTTACATTGATATCCACGCTGAAGGCATCACCAAGGCCGACCTGGAAAAAACCGTCGGCAAACCGGTAGAAACCGTACCGCAGATTTTCCTTGATGAAAAACACGTTGGCGGCTTCACCGATTTCGAAGCCTACGCCAAAGAAAACCTGAATCTGTTCCAGTAA
- a CDS encoding aspartate:alanine antiporter, which translates to MNINVASLLNGNYILLLFVVLALGLCLGKVRLGSVQLGNSIGVLVVSLLLGQQHFAINTEALNLGFMLFIFCVGVEAGPNFFSIFFRDGKNYLMLALVMVGSAMVIAIGLGKLFHWDIGLTAGMLAGSMTSTPVLVGAGDTLRNTIVNGPALLAAQDHLSLGYALTYLIGLVSLIFGARYLPKLQHQDLSTSAQQIARERGLDTDSQRKVYLPVIRAYRVGQELVAWADGKNLRELGIYRQTGCYIERIRRNGILANPDGDAVLQVGDEISLVGYPDAHARLDPSFRNGKEVFDRDLLDMRIVTEEIVVKNSNAVNKRLSQLKLTDHGCFLNRVIRSQIEMPIDDSIVLNKGDVLQVSGDARRVKSVAEKIGFISIHSQVTDLLAFCSFFIIGLMIGQITIQFSNFSFGIGNAAGLLMSGIMLGFLRANHPTFGYIPQGALNMVKEFGLMVFMAGVGLSAGAGIGHSLGAVGGQMLVAGLIVSLVPVVICFLFGAYVLRMNRALLFGAIMGARTCAPAMEIISDTARSNIPALGYAGTYAIANVLLTLAGSLIVVLWPGILG; encoded by the coding sequence GTGAACATAAACGTCGCTAGTTTGTTAAACGGTAACTACATCCTGTTACTGTTTGTGGTACTCGCACTGGGGCTGTGCCTCGGTAAAGTTCGTCTGGGCTCCGTTCAACTCGGTAATTCCATTGGCGTTTTGGTGGTTTCACTGCTGCTGGGCCAACAACATTTCGCCATTAACACCGAAGCGCTGAATCTCGGCTTTATGCTGTTTATTTTCTGCGTCGGCGTGGAAGCCGGGCCAAACTTTTTCTCAATTTTTTTCCGCGATGGCAAAAATTACCTGATGCTGGCGTTGGTAATGGTCGGCTCCGCGATGGTGATCGCTATCGGTCTTGGCAAGTTGTTCCATTGGGACATCGGGCTAACCGCCGGCATGCTGGCCGGATCCATGACCTCGACCCCGGTGCTGGTGGGCGCAGGCGATACGCTACGCAACACCATCGTCAACGGCCCGGCGCTGCTGGCGGCACAGGACCATCTGAGCCTCGGCTATGCCCTGACCTACCTGATTGGCCTGGTGAGCCTGATCTTCGGCGCACGCTATCTGCCAAAATTACAACATCAGGATCTCTCCACCTCCGCCCAGCAGATCGCCCGCGAGCGCGGCCTGGATACCGACAGCCAGCGCAAGGTTTACCTGCCGGTCATTCGCGCCTACCGCGTTGGCCAGGAGCTGGTGGCCTGGGCAGACGGCAAAAACCTGCGTGAGCTGGGCATTTATCGCCAGACCGGTTGCTATATAGAACGCATCCGCCGCAACGGCATCCTGGCGAACCCGGACGGCGACGCCGTACTGCAGGTAGGCGACGAGATTTCACTGGTCGGCTACCCCGACGCCCATGCGCGGCTGGACCCCAGCTTCCGCAACGGTAAAGAAGTGTTCGACCGGGATCTGCTGGACATGCGTATCGTCACCGAAGAGATCGTGGTCAAGAACAGCAATGCGGTAAACAAGCGCCTGAGCCAGTTAAAGCTGACCGATCACGGCTGCTTCCTCAACCGGGTGATCCGCAGCCAGATTGAAATGCCCATTGACGACAGCATAGTGCTCAACAAAGGCGACGTGCTGCAGGTCAGCGGCGACGCGCGCCGGGTGAAAAGCGTGGCGGAGAAGATCGGCTTTATCTCTATCCACAGCCAGGTGACCGACCTGTTGGCCTTCTGCTCCTTCTTCATCATCGGGTTGATGATTGGCCAGATCACCATCCAGTTCAGCAATTTCTCGTTCGGCATCGGCAACGCCGCCGGCCTGCTGATGTCCGGCATCATGCTGGGCTTCCTGCGCGCCAACCACCCAACCTTCGGCTACATTCCGCAGGGTGCGTTGAACATGGTGAAAGAGTTTGGCCTGATGGTGTTTATGGCCGGCGTCGGCCTGAGCGCCGGTGCGGGTATCGGCCACAGCCTCGGCGCCGTCGGCGGCCAGATGCTGGTCGCCGGGTTGATCGTCAGCCTGGTGCCGGTGGTGATCTGCTTCCTGTTTGGCGCCTATGTGCTGCGCATGAACCGCGCCCTGCTGTTCGGCGCGATTATGGGGGCGCGTACCTGTGCGCCGGCAATGGAAATCATCAGCGATACCGCACGCAGTAACATCCCTGCGCTGGGCTACGCCGGAACCTACGCCATAGCTAACGTATTGTTAACCCTGGCAGGTTCGTTGATTGTGGTGTTGTGGCCGGGGATACTCGGCTAA
- a CDS encoding YbjN domain-containing protein: MDSLIVPDLALLRRWLDQSGISFFECDSCQALHLPHMQNFDGVFDAKIDLVDNVILFSALAEVKPTALIPLVADLSQINASSLTIKAFVDIQDDNLPKLIVCQSLSIAVGVTLEQFTHFMQQGEEQISMVILEARANDLLFMGDEEENPAAADRQPMLH; encoded by the coding sequence ATGGATTCACTCATAGTCCCTGATTTGGCGTTGTTGCGACGTTGGCTGGATCAATCGGGCATTTCATTCTTTGAGTGCGATTCCTGTCAGGCGCTGCACCTGCCGCACATGCAAAACTTCGACGGCGTGTTCGACGCCAAGATCGATCTGGTAGACAACGTGATCTTGTTCTCCGCGTTGGCCGAGGTGAAGCCGACCGCGCTGATCCCGCTGGTGGCCGATCTCAGCCAGATCAACGCCAGTTCGCTGACCATCAAGGCGTTTGTCGATATTCAGGACGACAATCTGCCGAAACTGATCGTCTGCCAGTCGCTGAGCATCGCCGTGGGCGTGACGCTGGAGCAGTTCACCCACTTTATGCAGCAGGGCGAAGAACAGATCTCGATGGTGATCCTCGAGGCGCGGGCGAACGATCTGCTGTTTATGGGTGACGAAGAAGAGAACCCGGCTGCCGCCGACCGCCAGCCAATGCTGCACTGA
- a CDS encoding YbjC family protein: MRSFGDLPRPVLVLEGLGMVLLVLAYLSIHDHVHLPGWLASQQAAVAMIFLGVALMVPAAAFLVWRVAQGFGPLMRGGLPPENDRRKPDPKNAPDDKNDREPRA, from the coding sequence ATGCGTTCGTTCGGTGACTTACCGCGCCCGGTGCTGGTATTGGAAGGCCTGGGTATGGTGCTGTTGGTGCTGGCTTATCTGAGTATTCACGATCATGTCCACCTGCCGGGTTGGCTGGCTTCGCAGCAGGCGGCGGTGGCGATGATTTTTCTCGGGGTGGCGCTGATGGTGCCGGCGGCGGCGTTTTTGGTCTGGCGCGTGGCGCAGGGCTTTGGTCCGTTGATGCGTGGCGGTCTGCCGCCGGAAAACGATCGACGCAAGCCCGATCCGAAAAACGCACCGGACGATAAAAATGACCGTGAGCCGCGCGCCTGA
- the potF gene encoding spermidine/putrescine ABC transporter substrate-binding protein PotF has translation MVTQRKKWLSGVVAGLLMAASVTASADEKTLHVYNWSDYIAPDTLAKFQKETGIKVVYDVFDSNEVLEGKLMAGSTGYDLVVPSSNFLERQSKAGIFEPLDKSKMPNYKNLDPEMLKLVAHNDKDNKYGIPYLMVTTGIGYNVDKVKAVLGKDAPVDSWDLILKPENLEKLKSCGVSFLDAPSEIYATVLHYLGKDPNSTNAADYTGAANDLLLKLRPNIRYFHSSQYINDLANGDICVAIGWSGDVMQAANRAKEAKNGVNVAYTIPKEGALTYFDMFAMPADAKNKDAAYQFLNFLLKPDVMAGISNFVYYANAVKDSTPLVNADIRNNPNVYPPADLRAKLFTLNVQSPKLDRVITRAWTKVKSGK, from the coding sequence ATGGTCACCCAACGTAAAAAGTGGTTATCGGGTGTTGTTGCCGGCCTGCTGATGGCCGCGTCCGTCACCGCGTCAGCCGATGAAAAAACGCTGCACGTCTATAACTGGTCCGACTATATTGCGCCGGACACCTTAGCTAAATTCCAGAAAGAAACCGGCATCAAAGTGGTGTACGACGTCTTTGACTCCAATGAAGTTCTTGAAGGCAAATTGATGGCGGGCAGCACCGGTTATGACCTGGTGGTACCTTCGTCCAACTTCCTTGAGCGCCAGTCGAAGGCCGGTATCTTTGAGCCGCTCGACAAGAGCAAAATGCCGAATTACAAAAACCTTGATCCCGAGATGCTGAAACTGGTTGCGCATAACGACAAGGACAACAAATACGGCATTCCTTACCTGATGGTGACCACCGGCATCGGCTACAACGTCGACAAGGTGAAGGCGGTGCTGGGCAAAGACGCGCCGGTCGACAGTTGGGATCTGATCCTCAAACCGGAAAACCTTGAAAAGCTGAAAAGCTGCGGCGTTTCCTTCCTGGATGCGCCTAGCGAAATCTACGCGACCGTGCTGCATTATCTGGGCAAAGATCCCAACAGCACCAACGCGGCGGATTACACCGGTGCTGCGAACGATCTGCTGCTCAAGCTGCGGCCGAACATCCGTTACTTCCACTCTTCCCAGTACATCAACGATCTGGCGAACGGTGACATCTGCGTGGCGATCGGCTGGTCCGGCGACGTGATGCAGGCGGCCAACCGCGCCAAAGAAGCGAAGAATGGCGTGAACGTGGCTTATACCATCCCGAAAGAAGGGGCGCTGACCTATTTTGACATGTTCGCCATGCCGGCGGATGCCAAAAACAAGGACGCCGCTTACCAGTTCCTGAACTTCCTGCTCAAGCCGGATGTAATGGCGGGCATCAGCAACTTCGTGTATTACGCCAACGCGGTGAAGGATTCCACGCCGCTGGTGAACGCCGATATACGCAACAACCCGAACGTGTATCCACCGGCCGATCTGCGCGCCAAGCTGTTCACGCTGAACGTGCAATCGCCGAAGCTGGACCGTGTCATTACCCGTGCCTGGACTAAAGTTAAAAGCGGGAAGTAA
- the rimK gene encoding 30S ribosomal protein S6--L-glutamate ligase, with protein MKIAILSRDGTLYSCKRLLEAAEQRGHSIDIIDPLSCYMNINPAAPTIHYRGRQLDRYDAVIPRIGSAITFYGTAVLRQFELLGSYPLNESVSITRARDKLRSLQLLARQGIDLPITGFAHSPDDTGDLIELVGGAPLVVKLVEGTQGIGVVLAETRQAAESVIDAFRGLNAHILVQEFIREAQGRDVRCLVVGGKVVAAIERQAKAGEFRSNLHRGGTARKVSITAKERAIAVKAAATLGLDVAGVDILRAARGPLVMEVNASPGLEGVEGTTGLDIAGMMIEYIEQRARPGFRLKSGG; from the coding sequence GTGAAAATTGCCATTCTTTCGCGCGATGGAACGCTGTATTCGTGCAAACGTCTGCTGGAAGCGGCGGAGCAGCGCGGGCACAGTATTGATATTATCGATCCGCTCTCCTGTTATATGAACATCAACCCCGCCGCGCCGACTATCCACTATCGCGGTCGTCAGTTGGACCGTTATGACGCGGTGATCCCGCGTATCGGTTCCGCCATCACTTTTTACGGTACCGCAGTGCTGCGGCAGTTTGAGTTGCTGGGCAGCTACCCGCTGAATGAGTCGGTGTCGATCACCCGGGCGCGCGATAAGCTGCGCTCGCTGCAATTGCTGGCGCGCCAGGGGATAGACCTGCCGATCACCGGTTTCGCCCATTCGCCGGACGATACCGGCGATCTGATCGAGTTGGTCGGCGGTGCGCCGCTGGTAGTCAAACTGGTCGAAGGCACTCAGGGCATCGGCGTGGTATTGGCGGAAACGCGCCAGGCGGCGGAGAGCGTGATTGATGCCTTCCGCGGCCTCAACGCCCACATTCTGGTGCAGGAGTTCATTCGCGAGGCGCAGGGCAGGGACGTGCGCTGTCTGGTGGTGGGCGGCAAGGTAGTGGCCGCAATCGAGCGGCAGGCCAAGGCCGGGGAGTTCCGCTCCAACCTGCACCGCGGCGGCACCGCCCGCAAAGTGAGCATTACCGCCAAAGAGCGGGCGATTGCGGTGAAGGCTGCGGCTACGCTGGGGTTGGACGTCGCCGGCGTGGATATCCTGCGTGCGGCCCGTGGCCCGCTGGTGATGGAAGTCAACGCTTCACCGGGGTTGGAAGGGGTTGAAGGCACCACCGGGCTGGATATCGCCGGCATGATGATCGAATACATTGAACAGCGCGCGCGGCCGGGGTTTCGCCTGAAATCGGGCGGCTGA
- the potG gene encoding putrescine ABC transporter ATP-binding subunit PotG, with amino-acid sequence MNDAIPRPQAKSQKVFTPLLEIRNLTKTFDGQNAVEDVSLTIYKGEIFALLGPSGCGKSTLLRMLAGFEQPTEGQIMLDGQDMSHVPPYQRPINMMFQSYALFPHMTVEQNIAFGLKQDKMPRAEIAERVAEMLSLVHMQEFAKRKPHQLSGGQRQRVALARSLAKRPKLLLLDEPMGALDKKLRDRMQLEVTDILERVGVTCVMVTHDQEEAMTMAGRIAIMNRGKFVQIGEPEEIYEHPNSRFSAEFIGSVNVFDCVLQERHDDALILQSPGLRHALKVDPDSSVVDGVPIQVALRPEKIMLCEEVPQDGCNFAVGEVAHIAYLGDLSIYHVKLLSGQVLSAQLQNGHRFRKGMPTWGDEVRLCWEADSCVVLTV; translated from the coding sequence TTGAACGACGCCATTCCTCGTCCTCAAGCCAAGTCGCAGAAGGTTTTCACCCCTCTGCTGGAAATCCGTAACCTCACTAAAACCTTTGACGGCCAAAACGCGGTCGAAGACGTCAGCCTGACCATCTACAAGGGCGAAATTTTTGCGCTGTTGGGGCCGTCCGGCTGCGGCAAGTCTACGTTGTTGCGCATGCTGGCCGGCTTTGAACAGCCAACGGAAGGGCAGATCATGCTCGACGGGCAGGACATGTCGCACGTGCCGCCATACCAGCGGCCAATCAATATGATGTTCCAGTCTTACGCGTTGTTCCCGCACATGACGGTTGAGCAGAATATCGCTTTCGGCCTGAAGCAGGACAAGATGCCGCGTGCGGAAATCGCCGAACGGGTGGCGGAAATGCTGTCGCTGGTACACATGCAAGAGTTCGCCAAACGCAAGCCGCACCAGCTCTCCGGCGGCCAGCGCCAGCGTGTGGCGCTGGCGCGTAGTCTGGCCAAGCGGCCGAAGCTGTTGCTGCTGGATGAACCTATGGGCGCGCTGGATAAAAAACTGCGTGACCGCATGCAGCTTGAAGTGACGGATATTCTCGAGCGCGTCGGCGTGACCTGCGTAATGGTCACCCACGATCAGGAAGAAGCGATGACCATGGCGGGGCGCATCGCCATCATGAACCGCGGCAAGTTTGTGCAAATCGGTGAGCCGGAAGAGATCTACGAGCACCCGAACAGCCGCTTCAGCGCCGAATTTATCGGCTCGGTCAACGTCTTTGACTGCGTGCTGCAGGAACGTCATGACGACGCGCTGATCCTGCAAAGCCCCGGCCTGCGTCATGCGCTAAAAGTGGATCCGGATTCGTCGGTGGTGGACGGCGTGCCGATCCAGGTTGCGCTGCGGCCGGAAAAAATCATGCTGTGCGAAGAGGTGCCGCAAGACGGCTGCAACTTTGCGGTGGGGGAAGTGGCGCATATCGCTTACCTCGGCGATCTGTCGATCTACCACGTGAAGCTGCTCAGCGGCCAGGTGCTCAGCGCCCAGTTGCAGAACGGCCACCGTTTCCGCAAAGGGATGCCGACCTGGGGCGATGAAGTGCGCCTGTGTTGGGAAGCCGACAGTTGCGTAGTGTTGACGGTGTAA
- the potI gene encoding putrescine ABC transporter permease PotI: protein MNNLPVVRSPWRIAILVIGFTFLYAPMLMLVIYSFNSSKLVTVWAGWSTRWYSELFHDSAMISAVGLSLTIAAASATAAVVLGAIAAVVMVRFGRFRGSTGFAFMLTAPLVMPDVITGLSLLLLFVAMGHAFGWPSERGMFTIWLAHVTFCTAYVSVVISSRLRELDRSIEEAAMDLGATPLKVFFVITLPMIAPALVAGWMLAFTLSLDDLVIASFVAGPGATTLPMLVFSSVRMGVNPEINALASLILLVVGIIGLIAWWFMARSEKQRSRELQKAARS, encoded by the coding sequence ATGAACAACTTGCCGGTAGTGCGTTCACCGTGGCGTATCGCCATTCTGGTGATAGGTTTCACCTTCCTGTATGCGCCGATGTTGATGCTGGTCATTTACTCGTTCAACAGCTCCAAGCTGGTGACGGTATGGGCCGGTTGGTCGACGCGCTGGTATTCAGAGCTGTTCCATGATTCGGCGATGATCAGCGCCGTCGGGCTGAGCCTGACGATAGCGGCCGCTTCGGCGACTGCCGCCGTGGTGCTGGGGGCGATTGCCGCCGTGGTGATGGTGCGTTTCGGCCGTTTCCGCGGGTCAACGGGGTTTGCCTTTATGCTGACAGCGCCGCTGGTCATGCCGGACGTGATCACCGGTCTGTCGCTGCTGCTGCTGTTTGTGGCGATGGGGCACGCGTTTGGCTGGCCGTCGGAGCGCGGGATGTTCACCATCTGGTTGGCGCACGTCACCTTCTGTACCGCCTATGTCTCGGTGGTGATCAGTTCGCGCCTGCGTGAGCTGGACCGCTCGATCGAAGAGGCGGCGATGGATCTGGGTGCGACGCCGCTGAAAGTGTTCTTCGTGATCACGCTGCCGATGATTGCCCCGGCGCTGGTTGCCGGCTGGATGCTGGCCTTCACCCTGTCGTTGGATGATCTGGTGATTGCCAGCTTCGTCGCCGGGCCTGGCGCTACCACCTTGCCGATGCTGGTGTTCTCCAGCGTGCGCATGGGGGTGAATCCGGAAATCAACGCCCTGGCGAGTTTGATTCTGCTGGTGGTGGGGATTATCGGTTTGATTGCCTGGTGGTTTATGGCGCGCTCGGAAAAACAGCGATCGCGCGAATTACAAAAGGCCGCCCGTAGCTGA